In Candidatus Schekmanbacteria bacterium, the following proteins share a genomic window:
- a CDS encoding phosphocholine cytidylyltransferase family protein, which translates to MKAVILAAGESKRLHPYTIDTPKCLLEIGTKPIINHQIDSLKANGIDEITIVTGFGADKIRNCIGESCDFVHNENYKETSSIYSLWLAKKNLLGSSFVILNSDVFFHPKIMKKLVSFSREDCITVDYTSILNEEEMKVKVKDGKVADMSKSMKPEDADGENLGLIKFGREGGKELFKLMDELIANGKTNEWAPYAFKELAQYYPLYVVDIGGLPWIEIDFPEDLEKARRKIYEEIKKEEWK; encoded by the coding sequence ATGAAAGCAGTGATACTCGCCGCAGGTGAAAGCAAACGGCTTCATCCCTATACCATAGACACACCGAAATGCCTGCTTGAGATTGGGACTAAACCAATAATCAATCATCAGATTGATAGTCTTAAAGCAAATGGCATTGATGAGATTACTATTGTTACAGGGTTTGGCGCAGATAAGATTAGAAATTGTATAGGGGAGAGCTGTGATTTTGTTCATAATGAAAATTATAAAGAAACGAGCAGCATATATTCCCTTTGGTTGGCTAAAAAAAATCTTCTGGGGAGTTCTTTTGTAATTCTCAATTCTGATGTTTTTTTTCATCCAAAAATAATGAAAAAACTTGTGTCCTTTTCAAGGGAAGATTGCATTACAGTTGACTATACAAGCATACTGAATGAAGAGGAGATGAAAGTAAAAGTAAAGGATGGAAAAGTTGCTGATATGAGCAAGTCGATGAAGCCGGAGGATGCTGACGGAGAAAATCTTGGTCTAATCAAATTTGGCAGAGAGGGTGGTAAAGAACTTTTCAAGTTGATGGATGAGTTGATAGCAAATGGCAAAACTAATGAATGGGCGCCTTATGCTTTTAAGGAATTAGCCCAATATTACCCTCTATATGTGGTTGATATTGGCGGATTGCCATGGATTGAAATAGACTTTCCTGAAGACCTTGAAAAAGCGCGCAGAAAAATTTATGAAGAGATTAAGAAAGAAGAGTGGAAATGA
- a CDS encoding molybdenum cofactor biosynthesis protein MoaE: protein MGDFDMYKITKEDIDINEIIKKVASERAGAIVTFLGVTRAIDEGDERRISYLDYDAYPEMAEEQMKKIGEEAKSKFKIAEVCVYHKIGRVNVGEASVGIAVSSPHREDGFLACKYIIDRIKEITPIWKKEVWEGGEQWKGKE, encoded by the coding sequence ATGGGAGATTTTGATATGTATAAGATAACGAAAGAAGATATTGATATAAATGAAATAATTAAAAAGGTTGCTTCTGAAAGGGCAGGTGCAATTGTCACTTTTTTAGGCGTAACGAGAGCAATCGATGAGGGAGATGAAAGAAGGATTTCTTATCTTGATTATGATGCCTATCCGGAAATGGCTGAGGAGCAAATGAAGAAGATAGGAGAAGAAGCAAAATCCAAGTTTAAAATTGCAGAAGTTTGCGTTTATCACAAAATCGGCAGAGTGAATGTGGGGGAAGCAAGCGTAGGAATAGCTGTTTCCTCTCCTCATAGAGAGGATGGCTTTCTTGCCTGCAAATACATAATTGACAGAATCAAGGAAATAACACCTATTTGGAAAAAAGAGGTGTGGGAAGGAGGAGAGCAGTGGAAAGGAA
- the moaD gene encoding molybdopterin converting factor subunit 1 yields the protein MTLKILYFAAIREKLGKKSEEITAREGETVGDLMKRLSEKYEIVAQMEKTLMVAVNKEYRDNSYLLKDGDEVALIPPVSGGQ from the coding sequence ATGACTTTAAAAATTCTATATTTTGCGGCAATCAGAGAAAAACTTGGCAAGAAGAGTGAAGAAATTACGGCAAGAGAAGGAGAAACCGTTGGTGATTTGATGAAAAGACTTTCAGAAAAGTATGAAATCGTTGCACAGATGGAAAAAACTCTAATGGTTGCCGTCAATAAAGAATACCGTGACAACAGCTATTTGCTCAAAGATGGTGACGAGGTAGCCCTAATACCTCCTGTAAGCGGCGGACAGTAA